The proteins below come from a single Halostagnicola larsenii XH-48 genomic window:
- a CDS encoding Mrp/NBP35 family ATP-binding protein, with protein sequence MDEAAVRERLRSVEDPDLGDDIVSLGLINDLTVEDDEVTIDLALGAPYSPSETAIAGDVRTVLEADGLEVDLSASIPDRDDLTTDEQVLPNVKNVIAVASGKGGVGKSTMAVNLAAGLSQQGARVGLFDADVYGPNVPRMVDADEPPMATEDETLVPPEKFGVKLMSMAFLTGEGDPVIWRGPMVHKVITQLTEDVEWGHLDYLVIDLPPGTGDTQLTMLQTMPVTGAVIVTTPQDVALDDARKGLEMFAKHDTVVLGIAENMSTFACPDCGGEHDIFGSGGGEEFASTHDMPFLGSVPLDPTVREGGDEGAPVVLDEDNDTGEAFREISENVSNNVGIVHRRAIPNSTETPAPADE encoded by the coding sequence ATGGATGAAGCCGCCGTTCGCGAACGTCTCCGATCGGTCGAGGACCCCGATCTCGGAGACGATATCGTCTCACTCGGGCTGATCAACGACCTCACCGTCGAGGACGACGAGGTGACGATCGACCTCGCCCTCGGAGCACCGTACTCGCCGTCGGAGACGGCTATCGCCGGGGACGTTCGGACCGTCCTCGAGGCCGACGGACTCGAGGTCGATCTCTCCGCGAGCATTCCGGATCGGGACGACCTCACCACCGACGAACAGGTCCTCCCGAACGTCAAAAACGTCATCGCCGTCGCGTCCGGGAAGGGCGGAGTCGGCAAATCGACGATGGCCGTCAACCTCGCCGCCGGGCTCTCACAACAGGGCGCGCGCGTCGGCCTCTTCGACGCCGACGTCTACGGGCCGAACGTTCCGCGGATGGTCGACGCCGACGAGCCGCCGATGGCGACCGAGGACGAAACGCTCGTTCCGCCCGAGAAGTTCGGCGTGAAACTGATGAGCATGGCGTTTCTGACCGGCGAAGGCGATCCCGTCATCTGGCGCGGTCCGATGGTCCACAAGGTCATCACGCAACTTACCGAGGACGTCGAGTGGGGTCACCTCGATTACCTCGTCATCGACCTGCCGCCGGGAACCGGCGACACCCAGTTAACCATGCTCCAGACGATGCCCGTCACGGGCGCGGTCATCGTGACGACGCCGCAGGACGTCGCGCTCGACGACGCCCGGAAGGGACTCGAGATGTTCGCAAAGCACGACACCGTCGTGCTGGGAATCGCCGAGAACATGTCGACGTTCGCGTGTCCCGACTGTGGCGGCGAACACGACATCTTCGGCTCGGGCGGCGGCGAGGAGTTCGCTTCCACCCACGATATGCCGTTCCTGGGTTCGGTGCCGCTCGATCCAACCGTCCGCGAGGGCGGCGACGAAGGCGCGCCGGTCGTGCTCGACGAGGACAACGACACCGGCGAGGCCTTTCGCGAAATCAGCGAAAACGTCTCGAACAACGTCGGCATCGTCCACCGACGAGCGATACCCAACAGCACCGAGACGCCGGCACCCGCAGACGAATGA
- a CDS encoding methylated-DNA--[protein]-cysteine S-methyltransferase, with translation MDVPIFNSTIEIDESVVTESTADIRAQIDEYERGDRRAFDLEIITPDGLLGEVMTAMAEIPYGETRSYGDLAADLETSPIAVGQACGRNPVPILVPCHRVVGSDGDLNGYSAADGVATKRRLLEHEARDQKTVQTRFLTDS, from the coding sequence ATGGACGTACCCATTTTCAACTCCACCATCGAAATCGACGAATCGGTCGTCACCGAATCGACCGCCGATATTCGAGCGCAAATAGACGAGTACGAACGCGGCGACCGACGGGCGTTCGACCTCGAGATCATCACCCCAGACGGACTCCTCGGCGAGGTGATGACCGCGATGGCCGAGATTCCCTACGGCGAGACGCGATCCTACGGCGACCTCGCGGCGGACCTCGAGACCAGCCCGATCGCCGTCGGGCAGGCCTGCGGGCGAAACCCCGTGCCGATACTCGTCCCCTGTCACCGCGTCGTCGGGAGCGACGGCGACCTCAACGGCTACTCGGCGGCCGACGGCGTGGCGACGAAACGGCGATTGCTCGAGCACGAGGCTCGAGACCAGAAGACGGTACAAACGCGGTTTCTGACCGATTCGTAG
- the citE gene encoding L-malyl-CoA/beta-methylmalyl-CoA lyase, which translates to MTDDIRLCRTFQTAPAAVPKDDSAKYLVSALESEGFQAPDWLVPDMEDGTAPDMKAEGLENTIELVPEYEFSGEIWPRVEWSYEDEEYCEKGRDQIDRLVAEIGDEIDGVVVPKVGRLEDVERAAEVVAEAEAEHGYADGSIGLSIIVETGRARSDLREIAKFGADSRLTALIFGPVDYAAELGGRNLGDGMPRWDGLLEALSNEASAGDLLSIGGPFDDLFKERAGLTYYNADAYADQVEHEAKLGLDGSWSLYPKQTIQANTIHMPTPEELERDVHKIERFNEAKREGTGAVTIDGQMVDEATFKTFRNTVQQVRAIDDTRPAQTEDYYEAALLERARELELSYR; encoded by the coding sequence ATGACAGACGACATCCGACTCTGCCGTACGTTCCAGACCGCACCGGCCGCCGTTCCGAAAGACGACTCGGCGAAGTACCTCGTCTCGGCTCTCGAGTCCGAGGGGTTCCAGGCGCCCGACTGGCTGGTCCCCGACATGGAAGACGGGACCGCGCCGGACATGAAAGCCGAAGGCCTCGAGAACACGATCGAACTGGTACCCGAGTACGAATTTTCCGGCGAAATCTGGCCACGCGTCGAGTGGAGCTACGAGGACGAGGAGTACTGCGAGAAAGGGCGCGACCAGATCGACCGGCTGGTCGCCGAAATCGGCGACGAGATCGACGGCGTCGTCGTGCCGAAGGTCGGCCGCCTTGAGGACGTCGAGCGGGCCGCGGAAGTCGTCGCGGAGGCCGAAGCCGAACACGGCTACGCGGACGGCTCGATCGGCCTCTCGATCATCGTCGAGACCGGCCGCGCTCGATCCGACCTGCGCGAAATCGCGAAATTCGGCGCTGACTCGAGACTCACCGCGCTGATCTTCGGTCCCGTCGACTACGCGGCCGAGCTCGGCGGTCGAAACCTCGGCGACGGCATGCCCCGCTGGGACGGCCTCCTCGAGGCGCTCTCGAACGAGGCCAGCGCCGGCGACCTGCTCTCGATCGGCGGGCCGTTCGACGACCTGTTCAAAGAGCGCGCCGGGCTGACCTACTACAACGCCGACGCGTACGCGGATCAGGTCGAACACGAGGCCAAACTCGGGCTGGACGGCTCCTGGTCGCTCTATCCGAAACAGACCATCCAGGCCAACACGATCCACATGCCGACGCCCGAGGAACTCGAGCGTGACGTGCACAAGATCGAGCGGTTCAACGAGGCCAAGCGCGAGGGCACCGGCGCGGTCACCATCGACGGCCAGATGGTCGACGAGGCGACGTTCAAAACCTTCCGAAACACCGTCCAGCAGGTGCGAGCGATCGACGACACCCGCCCCGCACAGACCGAGGACTACTACGAGGCGGCCCTCCTCGAGCGCGCGCGCGAACTCGAACTTTCCTACCGGTAG
- a CDS encoding translation initiation factor eIF-2B produces the protein MIDETAEEIREMQTHSSSVVAINATRALRDLLDREYATVEEYLRALEQNGNVLRRANPSHASLQNAVRTVNSEVTAEDPETVEAAKTATETHIQAVIARIESAKRRAAENAVDVLRDGDTLLTHDYSSTVLEALEIASDAGKQIDVYVTEARPRYIGRKTVRELSTFENVDPTLITDSANGVYLEDCDRVVIGMDCIVDETLYNRVGTLPIVATADQLDVPVTVLGSAAKLITEGFVFENEFRSGSEVLLEPAEGFAVKNPAYDATPISLLESVITDDGTATF, from the coding sequence ATGATCGACGAGACGGCCGAGGAAATCAGGGAGATGCAAACACACAGTTCCTCGGTGGTGGCCATCAACGCGACGCGCGCGCTCAGAGACTTGCTCGACCGCGAGTACGCGACCGTCGAGGAGTATCTCCGTGCGTTAGAGCAGAACGGAAATGTGCTCCGGCGAGCGAATCCATCGCACGCGTCACTGCAAAACGCGGTTCGGACGGTCAACAGTGAGGTAACTGCTGAAGATCCTGAAACCGTCGAGGCGGCGAAGACGGCTACGGAGACGCACATCCAGGCGGTCATCGCTCGGATCGAATCCGCCAAGCGCCGAGCCGCGGAAAACGCCGTCGACGTGCTCCGTGACGGCGACACCCTGTTAACTCACGATTACTCCTCGACGGTTCTCGAGGCGCTCGAAATCGCCTCGGATGCGGGCAAACAGATCGACGTCTACGTGACCGAAGCACGGCCGAGATACATCGGGCGAAAAACCGTCAGAGAACTCTCGACGTTCGAGAACGTCGACCCGACGCTGATCACCGACAGCGCCAACGGCGTCTATCTCGAGGACTGTGACCGCGTCGTCATCGGAATGGACTGCATCGTCGACGAAACGCTGTACAACCGCGTCGGTACGCTTCCGATCGTTGCTACCGCCGACCAGCTCGACGTTCCCGTGACCGTGCTCGGCTCGGCGGCGAAGCTCATCACCGAGGGGTTCGTATTCGAAAACGAGTTTCGATCCGGTAGCGAGGTATTACTCGAACCCGCAGAGGGCTTTGCTGTCAAAAACCCGGCCTACGACGCGACGCCAATCTCGTTGCTCGAGAGCGTCATTACCGACGACGGAACGGCGACGTTTTGA
- a CDS encoding methylaspartate mutase subunit E, producing the protein MIRDERIPADELQRIDDEIRSNWSTGDAVDFEEAIDYHESLPQRKRFADVLESADKPLLQPRAGVPRLDDQIELLEYLHGEGKADLLPTTIDSYTRDNEYEKAQEGLEKARDTGEDTLNGFPAVNHGVEGCRELIDAIDAPIEVRHGTPDARLLAAITFAGGFQSFEGGPISYNIPYTKRHGLEETIEKWQFVDRLAGAYTERGVRINREPFGPLTGTLVPPSIAIAIMLVEGKLAATQGVRSITLGYGQVGNIVQDVAALNALKELGNEYLPDEVVVTTVFHEWMGGFPPDEARANGVISLGGMTASIAQPDKVITKSPQEFQGVPTKEANSAGLRTTRQVIDMAIEQQIDIDGIEEEQDLIERETRCLMDTIFEHGDGDVVQGTIQAFDSGALDVPFAPSDSAAGAVLPARDDDGRVRIFEWADLEMDDDIKEIHKARLSQRADTEGRDQSFRMVADDVDAISDGKLIGRPQGGA; encoded by the coding sequence ATGATACGAGACGAACGCATTCCGGCCGACGAGCTACAGCGTATCGACGACGAAATCAGATCGAACTGGTCGACCGGCGACGCAGTCGACTTCGAGGAAGCGATCGACTACCACGAATCGCTGCCCCAGCGAAAGCGGTTCGCCGACGTCCTCGAGTCGGCGGACAAACCGCTCTTACAGCCCCGAGCTGGCGTTCCACGACTCGACGATCAGATCGAACTGCTCGAGTACCTCCACGGCGAGGGGAAAGCGGACCTCCTCCCGACGACCATCGACTCGTACACGCGCGACAACGAGTACGAGAAAGCCCAGGAAGGCCTCGAGAAAGCCAGAGACACCGGCGAGGATACGCTCAACGGATTCCCGGCGGTCAACCACGGCGTCGAGGGCTGTCGGGAGCTGATCGACGCCATCGACGCGCCGATCGAGGTCCGTCACGGTACGCCCGATGCGCGGCTACTCGCGGCGATCACCTTCGCCGGCGGCTTCCAAAGTTTCGAGGGCGGCCCGATCTCCTACAACATTCCCTACACGAAACGCCACGGTCTCGAGGAGACCATCGAGAAGTGGCAGTTCGTCGACCGGCTCGCGGGTGCCTACACCGAACGCGGCGTTCGGATCAACCGCGAGCCGTTCGGCCCGCTGACGGGGACGCTCGTCCCGCCATCGATAGCTATCGCGATCATGCTCGTCGAAGGCAAACTCGCCGCCACGCAGGGCGTGCGGTCGATCACGCTCGGCTACGGGCAGGTCGGCAACATCGTCCAGGACGTGGCGGCGCTGAACGCCCTGAAGGAGTTGGGCAACGAGTACCTCCCCGACGAGGTCGTCGTCACGACCGTCTTCCACGAGTGGATGGGCGGGTTCCCGCCCGACGAGGCTCGAGCGAACGGCGTGATCAGCCTCGGCGGGATGACGGCCTCGATCGCACAGCCGGATAAGGTCATCACGAAGTCACCCCAGGAGTTCCAGGGCGTTCCGACGAAGGAGGCCAACTCCGCGGGGCTGCGAACGACGCGACAGGTCATCGACATGGCTATCGAACAACAGATCGACATCGACGGCATCGAGGAGGAACAGGATCTCATCGAACGGGAGACGCGGTGTCTGATGGACACCATCTTCGAGCACGGCGACGGCGACGTCGTGCAGGGGACGATACAAGCGTTCGATTCGGGTGCTCTCGACGTGCCCTTCGCACCCAGCGACAGCGCGGCGGGAGCGGTGTTACCAGCCCGTGACGACGACGGCCGCGTTCGAATCTTCGAGTGGGCCGACCTCGAGATGGACGACGACATCAAGGAGATCCACAAGGCTCGACTCTCACAGCGGGCCGACACCGAAGGCCGGGATCAGTCGTTCCGGATGGTCGCCGACGACGTGGACGCGATCAGCGACGGCAAACTCATCGGCCGACCGCAAGGGGGTGCCTGA
- the mch gene encoding 2-methylfumaryl-CoA hydratase: MTEWTDTETFARVLERVDTKEKGNCFEDFEVGDLIEHDPGLTLTRWGNESWMSQTLNHDPAYWRTDAATARGFDEPPIHPDYLTAATLGITVEDLSEKGGYFLGRTDVRFPATPVYAGTELRVESEVVDTATSSSRPQYGIVSWRTRGLDAETGDVLCSYERTNMIPRRQPVETDGGAETEPEDDERAEDEELPAEFVTPEGGYFEDFAAALEDADGRNAAVAYRHERGRTQDDVTVASLPLATLNTAKQHHNADVMGDSPSGGIVTYGDVTRSTALGHARSDERTWREVGFDDETFHTFVASGDTVYAFTRVLEADDADSLESGTVRFEHIAFNQDDEPVYSGTRTAEIQKRSSN; encoded by the coding sequence ATGACTGAGTGGACCGACACCGAGACGTTCGCCCGGGTGCTCGAGCGGGTCGACACGAAGGAGAAGGGAAACTGCTTCGAGGACTTCGAGGTCGGCGATCTCATCGAGCACGATCCCGGCCTCACGCTGACGAGGTGGGGCAACGAGTCGTGGATGAGCCAGACGCTGAACCACGACCCGGCCTACTGGCGGACCGACGCCGCGACCGCTCGCGGGTTCGACGAACCGCCGATCCACCCGGACTACCTCACCGCCGCGACGCTCGGGATCACCGTCGAGGACCTGAGCGAGAAGGGCGGCTACTTCCTCGGGCGGACCGACGTTCGATTCCCCGCGACGCCGGTCTACGCCGGCACCGAACTCCGCGTCGAGAGCGAGGTCGTCGACACGGCCACCTCGAGTTCTCGCCCCCAGTACGGGATCGTCTCCTGGCGGACGCGCGGACTGGACGCCGAAACCGGCGACGTGCTCTGCTCGTACGAACGAACGAACATGATCCCGCGCCGCCAGCCCGTCGAAACCGACGGCGGGGCGGAGACCGAACCGGAGGACGACGAACGCGCCGAAGACGAGGAGCTCCCCGCGGAGTTCGTGACGCCCGAGGGCGGCTACTTCGAGGACTTCGCCGCGGCGCTCGAGGACGCCGACGGCCGCAACGCCGCGGTCGCCTACCGCCACGAGCGCGGCCGTACACAGGACGACGTGACCGTCGCGTCGTTGCCGCTGGCGACGCTCAACACGGCCAAACAACACCACAACGCGGACGTGATGGGCGACTCGCCCTCCGGCGGTATCGTCACCTACGGCGACGTCACGCGCTCGACCGCGCTCGGGCACGCCCGCTCGGACGAGCGGACCTGGCGGGAGGTCGGCTTCGACGACGAGACGTTCCACACGTTCGTCGCCAGCGGCGACACCGTCTACGCGTTCACGCGCGTGCTCGAGGCCGACGACGCCGACTCGCTCGAGTCGGGCACCGTCCGCTTCGAGCACATCGCGTTCAACCAGGACGACGAGCCGGTGTACTCCGGCACCCGAACCGCGGAGATTCAGAAACGATCCAGTAACTAA
- a CDS encoding uracil-DNA glycosylase, with product MDANQHSRANPFGMDEACRNCPALCETRTQVVHGYGDVGADFLFVGERPSSESDDAGVPFVAPDADEGAASGGVRRILERLGLCDMTSPRADPELVDVYLTNLTRCRDPDRRPTEEEVRNCEPYLEAEIRMINPEIIVPVGERALEEIAVEYTRTPAEELDLEEAHGERIRGRGFELVPMIAPDDQTDAQTQAWVEAFAELLATDYRQTKGRQGR from the coding sequence GTGGACGCGAACCAACACTCTCGAGCGAACCCCTTCGGCATGGACGAGGCGTGTCGCAACTGTCCGGCGCTCTGTGAAACGCGAACGCAGGTCGTCCACGGCTACGGGGACGTGGGAGCGGACTTCCTGTTCGTCGGCGAGCGTCCGAGTTCGGAATCCGACGACGCGGGCGTCCCCTTCGTCGCTCCCGACGCGGACGAGGGGGCAGCCAGCGGCGGCGTCCGACGGATTCTCGAGCGCCTCGGTCTTTGTGATATGACATCGCCTCGAGCCGACCCCGAACTGGTCGACGTGTACCTGACCAATCTCACCCGGTGTCGCGATCCGGACCGTCGGCCGACCGAGGAGGAGGTCAGAAACTGCGAGCCGTATCTCGAGGCCGAAATCCGGATGATCAACCCCGAAATAATCGTCCCGGTGGGCGAGCGCGCACTGGAAGAAATCGCTGTCGAGTACACGCGCACGCCCGCCGAGGAACTCGACCTCGAGGAGGCACACGGCGAGCGCATCCGCGGGCGCGGGTTCGAACTCGTGCCGATGATTGCGCCGGACGACCAGACCGACGCCCAAACCCAGGCGTGGGTCGAGGCGTTCGCCGAGCTACTGGCGACTGATTATCGGCAAACGAAGGGGCGACAGGGCCGTTAA
- a CDS encoding methylaspartate ammonia-lyase codes for MEIDAIHATPGYSGFFFDDQRAIKAGAEHDGFTYDGEPVTEGFDEIRQAGESIIVDVELADGTEIRGDCAAVQYSGAGGRDPLFRADAYADVIEGPVNDVLEGRDANRFLENAERLEGLEIGGDRLHTAIRYGVSQALLGAAAHAAGTTRTDVLADALGTEPASEPVPVFGQSGDDRHTNTEKMFIKGVPVLPHALINSVEKIGEDGETLLEYVEWLVERSQELGPAGYDPRFHIDVYGMIGEVFDAPYDRNEVIDYFGALEDAAAPYPIQIEGPMDVGDRAAQIEAMVELRDGLADAGVDVDIVADEWCNTFEDVRAFVDAEAADLVQIKTPDLGGIHRSGQAVRYCEETETRAYLGGTCNETETSARACAHVALATDAAQVLAKPGMGFDEGYMIVENEMRRTIARRERAARTDADADTPVDEVTAND; via the coding sequence ATGGAAATAGACGCGATCCACGCGACGCCGGGCTACTCGGGGTTTTTCTTCGACGACCAGCGGGCGATCAAGGCCGGAGCCGAACACGACGGGTTCACCTACGACGGCGAGCCCGTGACCGAGGGGTTCGACGAGATCCGACAGGCGGGCGAGTCGATCATCGTCGACGTGGAACTCGCGGACGGCACCGAGATTCGCGGCGATTGCGCCGCGGTCCAGTACTCGGGTGCCGGCGGGCGCGACCCGCTGTTTCGGGCCGACGCGTACGCCGATGTCATCGAGGGTCCCGTCAACGACGTCCTCGAGGGACGAGACGCAAACCGGTTTCTCGAGAACGCAGAACGCCTCGAGGGACTCGAGATCGGCGGCGATCGGCTCCACACGGCCATTCGGTACGGCGTCTCGCAGGCGTTGCTCGGCGCAGCTGCACACGCGGCCGGAACCACGCGGACCGACGTGTTGGCCGACGCGCTGGGCACGGAGCCGGCGAGCGAGCCGGTTCCCGTCTTCGGACAATCCGGCGACGACCGGCATACGAACACCGAGAAAATGTTCATCAAGGGCGTCCCAGTCCTTCCCCACGCGCTGATCAACAGCGTCGAAAAGATCGGCGAGGACGGCGAGACGCTGCTCGAGTACGTCGAGTGGCTCGTCGAGCGGTCTCAGGAGCTGGGTCCTGCGGGCTACGACCCCCGGTTCCACATCGACGTCTACGGCATGATCGGCGAGGTATTCGACGCGCCGTACGACCGCAACGAGGTGATCGACTACTTCGGGGCGCTCGAGGACGCGGCGGCCCCGTACCCGATCCAGATCGAGGGGCCGATGGACGTCGGCGATCGAGCCGCGCAGATCGAAGCGATGGTCGAACTGCGCGACGGGCTGGCGGACGCCGGCGTCGACGTCGACATCGTCGCCGACGAGTGGTGTAACACCTTCGAGGACGTGCGGGCGTTCGTCGACGCAGAAGCGGCCGACCTCGTCCAGATCAAAACGCCCGACCTGGGCGGCATCCACCGGAGCGGACAGGCGGTCCGCTACTGCGAGGAAACCGAGACGCGAGCGTACCTCGGCGGCACCTGCAACGAGACCGAAACCTCCGCTCGAGCCTGCGCGCACGTCGCGCTCGCGACGGACGCCGCGCAAGTGCTCGCAAAGCCAGGCATGGGTTTCGACGAGGGGTACATGATCGTCGAGAACGAGATGCGCCGAACGATCGCGCGACGGGAGCGCGCAGCGCGGACGGATGCTGACGCCGATACCCCCGTCGACGAGGTGACTGCCAATGACTGA
- a CDS encoding PAS domain-containing sensor histidine kinase, with protein sequence MGSPRSTPDITINDVKGFFSQTYQSSTPFFTDEVADALECPRQTTRRYLEDLAERGEIETKQRDDSTRIWWKPQKNLSNDQEPDEEQFHAFVSAVEDYAIFMLDPEGTVVSWNEGAERIKGYSEDEIIGEHFSTFYTDDDIADDIPTQNLETAMSEGRVEDEGWRVRNDGSHFWANVIITAIRNSEGTLQGFTKVTRDLTERRKYERQLEEQNERLERQRDELERELDDIFERIDDAFYALDAEFKFEYVNEHAEAYFDKSAGELLGRQPWEVLEDTESDSIFERFETAMATQEPTTFERYSDALGIWAMVRIYPSESGLSVYFRDITDRKEREAELERTRELLEKAQRIADVGGWEIDTDTREVLWTDQIFDVLEVPSDEEPSLDEALSLYHEEDQEIIENAVEEALTTGTSFDVEVRIRTVSGEVRWLHVVGDPDREDGEVVSLRGALQDVTEQKERERELQRVRDRMEFALRTTDSVVWDWNVDTDQVSFYPSAESLYGTTIERWDEFIDVVHPEDRQKTQQVIENSLETGEPNGEEIRIVRDGEVRWIVAPGQPVQDDDGSTRMVGVARDITERKTYERKLKESNERLEQFAYSASHDLQEPLRMITSYLQLIEKQYAHELDETGEEFIEFAVDGADRMRTMIDDLLEYSRVETRGDPFESVDLNAVLEDVLADLQLQIAEHDAEITTEELPTVDGDASQLYQLFQNLLENAIEYSGDEPPRVHVSATQAGNEWVLSVSDKGIGIDSENQDRIFEVFQRLHAQDEHAGTGIGLALCKRIVTRHDGRIWVDSDAGEGATFSVSLPTTDA encoded by the coding sequence ATGGGTTCCCCTCGATCGACACCAGATATCACGATAAATGATGTCAAGGGGTTTTTCAGCCAAACATATCAGTCGTCAACACCGTTCTTTACCGATGAAGTCGCCGATGCGCTGGAGTGCCCTCGTCAAACCACACGCCGCTATCTCGAGGACCTTGCCGAACGGGGAGAGATAGAAACGAAACAAAGAGACGATTCGACACGGATCTGGTGGAAACCTCAGAAAAACCTCTCAAACGATCAAGAGCCGGATGAAGAGCAATTCCATGCCTTCGTGAGTGCCGTCGAAGATTATGCCATTTTCATGCTCGACCCCGAGGGCACAGTCGTCAGTTGGAACGAAGGTGCCGAGCGGATCAAAGGATACTCAGAGGACGAGATCATCGGCGAACACTTCTCGACGTTCTATACCGACGACGATATCGCCGATGACATACCTACGCAGAATCTCGAAACCGCGATGTCCGAGGGCCGGGTCGAGGACGAAGGTTGGCGGGTCCGCAACGACGGCTCGCACTTCTGGGCGAACGTGATAATCACCGCGATCCGGAACAGTGAGGGGACGCTCCAGGGATTCACGAAGGTTACCCGCGACTTGACCGAGCGCCGAAAGTACGAGCGACAGCTAGAGGAGCAGAACGAGCGACTCGAGCGTCAGCGCGACGAACTCGAACGAGAACTCGACGACATCTTCGAGCGAATCGATGACGCGTTCTATGCTCTCGACGCCGAGTTCAAATTTGAGTACGTAAACGAGCATGCCGAGGCGTACTTCGACAAATCGGCAGGGGAACTTCTCGGACGACAACCCTGGGAGGTGCTCGAGGACACCGAATCCGATTCGATATTCGAGCGGTTCGAGACGGCGATGGCCACTCAGGAACCGACGACTTTCGAACGGTACTCTGATGCATTGGGAATCTGGGCGATGGTCCGTATCTACCCCTCGGAGTCCGGTCTTTCCGTCTACTTTCGGGATATCACCGATCGCAAGGAGCGTGAAGCGGAACTCGAACGGACGCGCGAACTACTGGAGAAGGCACAACGCATTGCGGATGTCGGCGGCTGGGAGATCGATACGGACACACGTGAGGTGCTCTGGACCGACCAGATCTTCGATGTTCTGGAGGTGCCCTCCGACGAGGAACCATCGCTGGACGAGGCCCTCAGCCTCTACCACGAGGAGGACCAAGAGATCATCGAGAACGCCGTTGAGGAGGCACTCACCACCGGCACTTCGTTCGATGTGGAGGTTCGGATCAGAACGGTCAGCGGCGAAGTGCGCTGGCTCCACGTCGTCGGTGATCCCGACAGAGAGGACGGAGAGGTCGTCTCGCTCCGCGGAGCACTCCAGGACGTGACCGAGCAAAAAGAGCGCGAGCGGGAACTGCAGCGCGTTCGAGACCGGATGGAATTCGCCCTCAGGACAACTGATTCGGTCGTCTGGGACTGGAACGTCGATACCGATCAGGTGTCGTTCTATCCGTCGGCAGAATCACTCTACGGCACAACAATCGAACGCTGGGACGAGTTCATCGATGTCGTTCACCCGGAGGACAGACAGAAGACACAGCAGGTTATCGAGAACTCTCTCGAAACGGGCGAGCCGAACGGCGAAGAAATCCGCATCGTTCGCGACGGTGAAGTGCGATGGATCGTCGCTCCTGGTCAACCCGTTCAAGATGACGACGGATCGACGCGAATGGTTGGCGTCGCTCGTGACATAACCGAACGGAAGACGTACGAGCGCAAACTCAAGGAGTCGAACGAACGCTTAGAACAGTTCGCGTACTCAGCCTCCCACGACCTCCAAGAACCGCTACGCATGATCACGAGTTATCTACAACTCATCGAAAAACAATACGCCCACGAACTCGACGAGACCGGTGAGGAGTTCATCGAATTTGCTGTAGACGGTGCTGACCGGATGCGCACAATGATCGATGACTTGCTTGAGTACTCTCGCGTCGAGACGAGGGGTGATCCGTTCGAATCAGTGGACCTAAACGCTGTCCTCGAGGACGTGCTGGCTGACCTTCAGTTACAGATCGCAGAACACGATGCTGAAATCACGACCGAGGAGCTCCCGACGGTCGACGGTGACGCCAGCCAGCTCTACCAGTTGTTCCAGAACCTCCTCGAGAACGCTATCGAATACAGCGGTGACGAACCGCCACGTGTACACGTCTCGGCCACACAGGCCGGCAACGAGTGGGTTCTGTCAGTCAGTGATAAAGGGATCGGCATCGACTCGGAGAATCAAGATCGTATTTTTGAGGTGTTCCAGCGCCTCCACGCTCAGGACGAACACGCTGGCACGGGTATCGGACTCGCACTTTGCAAGCGAATCGTTACCCGTCATGATGGACGGATATGGGTCGACTCGGACGCAGGTGAGGGAGCCACGTTCTCGGTTTCGCTCCCCACAACGGATGCTTGA